A stretch of the Gossypium hirsutum isolate 1008001.06 chromosome D07, Gossypium_hirsutum_v2.1, whole genome shotgun sequence genome encodes the following:
- the LOC107894890 gene encoding heavy metal-associated isoprenylated plant protein 16, which translates to MKQKMVVKVTMSDEKSRSKALKVVVGFSGVESASLKGDDKSQIEVTGDGVDAVQLTSRLRKSVGHAELVSVSAVDGEKKEENKPPAAYLWPYNQPLYVYQELPYAHQQDPCSIM; encoded by the exons ATGAAG CAAAAGATGGTAGTGAAGGTGACTATGAGCGACGAGAAATCCCGCTCCAAGGCCTTGAAGGTAGTAGTCGGTTTCTCAG GGGTGGAGTCAGCTTCATTGAAAGGAGATGACAAGAGCCAAATAGAGGTAACAGGAGATGGGGTGGACGCAGTTCAGCTAACAAGTCGGCTAAGGAAGAGCGTGGGGCATGCGGAGCTAGTAAGCGTTAGTGCCGTCGACGGTGAAAAGAAGGAAGAGAATAAGCCCCCCGCCGCCTATCTATGGCCTTATAATCAACCTTTATATGTGTATCAAGAATTGCCATATGCTCATCAACAAGACCCTTGCTCCATCATGTGA